A genomic stretch from Spodoptera frugiperda isolate SF20-4 chromosome 14, AGI-APGP_CSIRO_Sfru_2.0, whole genome shotgun sequence includes:
- the LOC118279287 gene encoding checkpoint protein HUS1 — translation MKFRAVMIDAGPMREFSNVVTIISKLSKECVLRLSDDLIYFIVSEENSGPSPPILWCEIPQAMICSEYQLIGLDEEHKDIYLALNSGNLARSLVTLKTAKSLKMKLTKKQCPCLTLEIESPCTVSQQTRQVTHDIPVTVVPRKLWSDFHEPRVPDPDISIELPPLKQLRTTIDRMKTMASEVVIRASAEGRLTLQIKTDMAKVSTRFKGLRVEAFGGPIEHSDSETETQINEDMSRVCYCRVDAKKLSMFLSAEQISTNSTVCSIVHKKLVILCLQTDENIKLQCFISGIVY, via the exons aTGAAATTCCGGGCTGTAATGATAGATGCTGGGCCAATGCGGGAGTTTTCAA atgTTGTAACGATTATATCGAAGCTATCCAAAGAATGTGTATTAAGACTGAGTGATGAtctgatatattttattgtgagtGAAGAAAATAGCGGGCCAAGTCCGCCTATACTATGGTGTGAAATACCTCAAGCAATGATATGCTCAGAGTACCAATTAATCGGCTTAGATGAAGAACATAAGgatatttatttagctttaaaTTCAG GTAACTTAGCGAGATCCCTAGTCACATTGAAAACGGCTAAGTCATTAAAGATGAAACTTACTAAGAAACAATGTCCGTGCCTTACTTTAGAAATTGAATCG CCTTGCACAGTATCGCAGCAGACTCGCCAAGTGACTCATGATATACCTGTGACAGTGGTGCCGAGGAAACTGTGGAGTGACTTCCATGAGCCAAGGGTTCCTGACCCTGAT ATATCAATAGAATTACCACCACTAAAGCAGCTTCGGACGACCATAGATAGAATGAAAACAATGGCATCAGAGGTGGTCATCAGGGCGTCTGCGGAAGGAAGACTcacattacaaattaaaactgaTATGGCTAAAGTCTCCACAAGGTTTAAAGGATTACGAGTAGAAGCCTTTGGAG ggCCCATAGAACATTCAGATTCAGAAACGGAGACTCAAATAAACGAGGATATGTCCAGAGTATGCTACTGTCGTGTGGACGCAAAGAAACTATCAATGTTCCTCAGTGCTGAACAAATATCTACCAACAGCACAGTTTGCAGTATAGTACATAAGAAACTAGTGATTCTATGTTTGCAAACAGATGAGAATATTAAACTACAGTGTTTTATAAGTGGAATTGTGTattga